In Trueperella pecoris, the DNA window GCGGTGAGAAGATTATCGGCAATGCCGGCCGCAACCTTGGCCATCGTGTTGGCTGTCGCGGGGGCAATGAGGACGAGGTCGGCCCGCTGGCCGGTATTGACGTGGACGACGTTCTCCGCCCCCTCGGGCGTGTGGACGTAGACGGGTTGGCCCGAGAGAGCCTTCCATGTCGTTATCCCGACGAAGTCCAACGAAGCAGGAGTGGGCACGACACGAACGTCAACGCCCGCTTTGCGGAGCAGCCGCACGACAGTGGCAACCTTGTATGCGGCGATGCCGCCACAAACACCCACGAGGACGCGCGGCGGCGTAGATGGAAAAGAGCCCCCCGGATGGGAGGCTCTCGACTCAATGTTAATCAATGGTCAGCGAGAGCTTGTCTTCCGCGATCTCCTGCAGGGCCACCGACAGCGGCTTTTCCTCGGGTAGCGCGGCAACGAGCGGTCCGATGTTGGTGATGTTCTGATCGCCCGACTTCATTTCCTGACGGTAGGAATTGATCTGGCGCGCACGCGAAGCGCTGTAGACAGCGAGCGTGTACTTCGAATCAACCTTGTCCAGCAGCTCATCGATTGCCGGCGAGGTGATGCCCTCAGGATTAGGGGTGGTTCCGAACATATTTGCCTCTCCACGAATTTTGGCCTTGAAACAAGGCATCGACCTTAAATTCTAGCGCTTGGGGCCCACAATCTTAAGTAGGTCCTCGGTGGCCTGTGCCACTGTATTGTTCACGACGACGACGTCGAATTCGCCTTCAGCTGCCAGTTCAACCTTCGCCGTTTCCAAACGACGCCGTTGCTCGGCCTCTCCCTCGGTTCCCCTACCCTTGAGCCGGGCTTCGAGTTCTTCCCACGAGGGTGGGGCGAGGAAAATCTGGGTGACCTCAGGCATGGACTTTCTGATCTGGCGCGCACCGTCGAGATCCACCTCGAGCAGGACAGTATGTCCCTCTGACAACGCCTTTTCTACGGGCCCGCGCGGAGTACCGTACTTGTTTTGCCCGTGGACGACGGCCCACTCGAGCATCTGCCCATCGGCAACCATATGGTCGAACTGTTCGTGCGTGATGAAGTGGTAGTTCTTGCCATCAACTTCGCCCGGACGAGGCGAACGCGTTGTGGCCGAAACCGAGAACCACAGGTCTGGAATGGCCTTGACCAACTCGGCGATGACAGTTCCTTTACCGACCGCGGTGGGGCCGGTGAGTACGAATGCTTGCATGCCTCTATCGTGCCAGAAAGCCGCAATCACCCCAAGCCACACGGGCCTACCAATACAACATCACACGCACGTAACAGGGCAGGACCGGGCAAGGAAAATGGCGCCCTGACGAGCGCCATTTTCTTCACGTCCTTGGACGGTTTAGCCGAACATATCAATGAGTTTGGCGAACTGATGCTTGCCAAGGCCCGCCACGCGGCGCGACGGCGCGATTCTCGCCTGCTCCATAATGGCCTCGCACTTGGCTGGTCCAACTCCCGGCAGAGACTGCAGGAGCGAAGTGACCTTGAGTTTAGCAATGACCGGGTCATCTTTAGCGAGCTCGAGGACCTTCGACAGGCGAATCTTTCCTGCCTTGAGGTCATCCTTGATAGCCGCCCGCCTCTTTCGAGCTACTGCGGCTTTATCGAGAGCGGCCTTCCGCTCTTCCGGTGTTAATGATGGTAAAGCCATGGTGCCTCTCCTCACGTTTGGGATAAGGCCAATATATCGTCCACACGTGACATTTTCCGGACATTTTTGGGATTTGCTGTAAGTAAAATTGGTATTCTGTTGTTTTTGCACGTCAGCGTGTCGCCTAACAAAAATTAGGCGACACGCTGCAACGAATTTTCGCTGGCGCTAGCGCGCGTTGTGCTCCTGCAAGGTATTGATTCCGAGCTTGCCGACACGCATCATCTTGATCGCCTGAACCGCGGCGGTGAACTCGGAAATGGTCGTCATCATCGGCAGATCCGCACCGGTGGTGGCTGCACGTATCGAGTACCCATCGGCGCGAGCCCCCTGCGAATTCGGGGTGTTGACCACCATGTCGACCTCCCTAGAGGAAATGAGATCGACAACGTTGGTTTCACCTTCCTCGGAGAGTTTGGCAACCGGCTGAGTGGGAATGCCATATCGATCAAGCACGCGAGACGTGCCCGTCGTCGCATAGATCTCGAATCCCATATCCACCAGCTGGAGCACAGGAAGAATCATCCCGGCCTTATCTGTATTAGATACCGACACGAATGCGGCGCCCGAGGTCGGCAGACCGCCGTACGCCGCGCTCTGGGACTTGGCGAAAGCAGCCGGGAACGTCGCGCCGATGCCCATGACCTCGCCCGTCGAGCGCATTTCGGGGCCCAGCACAGTGTCGACAACTTTGCCCTCGGTGGTCACGAAGCGCTTGAACGGAAGCACCGCCTCCTTGACCGAAATCGGACACTCGAGGTCGAGAATCCTCGCGTCCGTATCGGGCAAAGCACCGCTGGCCTTGAGGTCAGCGATCTTCTCCCCCATCATGATCCGCGTCGCGGCGGGCGCGAGCTTGATGCCCGTCGCCTTCGACACGAAAGGAACTGTCCGCGAGGCACGCGGGTTGGCCTCGATTACGTACAAGACACCGGACTGAATTGCGAACTGAATGTTGACCAAGCCGACGACGCCGACTCCACGCGCGATCGTCTCGGTAGCCTGACAAATCCGGTCGATCATCTCTTGAGAGAGCGTGATCGGAGGCAGCGTGCAGGAGGAGTCGCCCGAATGGATGCCTGCCTCTTCGATGTGCTGCATGATTCCGCCGAGGAAGAGCTCTTCGCCGTCGTAGAGCGCGTCGACGTCGATCTCGGTCGCGTCGTCGAGGAAGCGGTCGATCAGCAACGGCGCGGCCTGATGCGAGGCGTCCGTCTTCTCCGACTCGCGGCGTGCAAGGTACTTCTCCAACTCCTCGCGCGAGTAGACGATTTGCATTCCGCGCCCGCCGAGGACGTACGAGGGCCGCACAAGAACCGGATAGCCGATGGACTCTGCCACCTCGATCGCCTGACGATCCGACATAGAGGTGCCGTACTGGGGAGCCTGAAGGTTACCCTGGTCCAAGACCGTGCCGAAAAGTGCGCGGTCCTCGGCCATGTCGATGGCCTCCGGCGTTGTTCCGACGATCGGCAGGCCCGCGGCGGCCAGATCCTTGGCCAGCGAAAGCGGCGTCTGCCCGCCCAGCTGAACGATCACGCCGGCGATCGGTCCGGCCAGGGATTCGGCGCGATAGATCTCGAGCACGTCTTCAAGCGTGAGCGGCTCGAAGTAGAGCCGGTCGGAGATATCGTAGTCCGTGGAAACCGTTTCGGGATTGCAGTTGACGATGATCGTCTCAAAATCCTCGTTGAGCGCGAACGTGGCCTGCACGCACGAGTAATCGAACTCGAGGCCCTGCCCGATACGATTCGGGCCCGAGCCCAAGATCAGCACGGCGGGTCGTTCGCGAGGAAGCACCTCGCTCTCCTGCTCGTAGGTCGAATACATGTACGGGGTCGAGGCGGGCAGTGCCCCGGCGCACGTGTCAACCATCTTGTAGACCGGGTGCAGGTCATACGCCCACCGCACCTCGCGCACGGCCTCTTCGCCCATGCCGCGAATCTGCCCGATCTGCTGGTCAGAGAAGCCGTGACGCTTGGCGCGCGACAGCACATCCACCGTCAGCGCGGGGGAAGATTTGATCTCGTCCGCCACCTGGTTGATGAGGGCAATCTGATCGAGGAAGAGCGGATCGATGTCCGTCAGAGCATGAATCTCCTCGACGCTTGCCCCGCCGCGAAGCGCCTGCTGGATCTGAATGATGCGATCCTGAGTCGGGCGCGCAATTGCCTGAAGAAGAGCAGGAACATCAGGCTGGCCCTCCCAATGGAAGATCGATCCCTTCTTATCAATCGATCGCATCGCCTTTTGTAGCGCCTCGGTAAAGTTTCGGCCCAGCGACATGGCCTCGCCCACCGACTTCATGGTGGTGGTCAGCGTGTCGTCGGCTGCCGGGAACTTCTCGAAGGCGAAGCGGGGAACCTTCACGACGACGTAATCGACGGCCGGATCTCCCTCCGACAGCGGCCTACCCGTCATGTCATTGGCAATCTCATCAAGCGTATATCCTACCGCGAGTTTGGTGGTCACCTTGGCGATCGGGACGCCGGTGGCCTTCGAAGCGAGCGCCGAGGATCGTGAGACGCGTGGGTTCATCTCGATGACGACCATGCGGCCCGTGTCCGGGTCGATCGCCACCTGGATGTTGCATCCGCCGGCGGCGAGGCCCACCTCACGGATAATGGCCATGCCAAGATCTCGCACGGCGGTGAATTCGTCGTCGGTCAGGGTCAGGGCGGGAGCCATGGTGATCGAATCGCCCGTATGGACGCCCACGGGGTCAAAGTTCTCGATGGAACAGACGAGGATAGCGCAGTCCTTCGCATCGCGAATGACCTCGAGCTCGATTTCCTTCCATCCGAGGATCGACTCCTCGAGGAGGACTTCCGCGGTAGCCGAATAGTGTAGGCCGCCACCCACGATCCGTTCCAGCTCCGCGGGGTTATGCGCCAGGCCCGAACCCAGGCCGCCCATCGTGAACGAAGGACGCACGACGAGCGGGTAGCCCAGCTCATCGGCGGCCCGATGGCATTCTTCGAGGCTGTGGGCAATGTAGGATCTGGCGGATTCGCCGCCACATGCCTCGACGACGTCCTTAAATGCCTGGCGATCTTCGCCCTTGCGAATTGCGTCGGCATCGGCGCCAAGGAACTCCACGCCGTATTTCTCAAAGGTTCCGTCCTCTGCCAGCGCCATCGCCGTGTTAAGCGCCGTCTGGCCTCCGAGCGTGGCAAGCACCGCGTCCGGCCGTTCCTTGTCAATGATCTGTGCGACGACCTCGGGCACGATCGGCTCAACGTACGTGGCGTCCGCCATGTCCGGATCGGTCATGATCGTAGCCGGGTTTGAATTGACGAGGATGACCCGGAAACCCTCCTCCTTGAGCACGCGGCAGGCTTGTGTGCCCGAATAATCGAACTCGCACGCCTGACCAATAACGATCGGCCCGGATCCGATCACGAGAATGGATGAAATGTCGCTACGACGTGGCATTAGTCTTCCTCACTCACAATCGTCGCGGTCATGTCGCGGCCGCGTACGTGGCGCACGATCGCGCGCGTATCTACTTCACAGATTCCAACGACGCCGTCCTGGCGCATCTGGTCTTCGAGCTCGACGGCTGCGTGGGCACTCGATGAACGTGACACAGGATCACGCGCGATCACGCCGGCCGCCGCGAGCGAATCCACCCCGGCCTCGGCGAGATTGAGGCCCGTGTTTCCGATGTGAGGAGTCGTAAAGAGGACGATTGCTCCCGCGTGAGCAACGTCCGTGAGCTCCTTTTCGTACCCGGTGGCCGATGCCGAAATGATCAGTGGCCCGCTTCTTCTTCCTCGAGCTCCGAAGAGCTTTCCTCGAAATTCCCGACCGTCACTTAAAACGATCCTTGCTGAAGTGCTCATGTGACCTCCACCAGTTGATTTACCTCATCGTAATAAAAGACGCCGACTCGAAAGTCGGCGTCCAAATAGCGACAAGCATGCTTGCCACGATGTGAGACTAGCTCACCGAGGGAGCGTCGTCCCCCCGCCCCGTATCAGACGGAGAATCGCCGGATTCACGCAACCCGGCAGTTTCCGCGTAACGAATCTCACCGACCCTGTTCAGCACGCCCATGACGAAGGGCACCGCGTTGTCAGAGGAGACCTCGCGCGCGAGCGACTTGATCTCCGAGACGACAACCGGCACGTCGACGCCAAGGAACATGATTTCTGTCGCGCCAACGCGCAGGAGACTGCGGTCAACGATCGACATGCGTTCCAAAGACCACTTGGGAGACGCGGCCTCGATCATCGAATCGACGTCAGCGGCAGCGTCCGCGTACGCGTCAACGATCGTGATGCCGTACTCACCGATCGGCACCATGTGGGTAGACACGCTCTTGCGTTCTTCGAGCAGGCCACGCAGATCCGCGACTTCACGTGCGTCGGCCTCAAAGAGGACGTCGAGCGCCATCTGACGCTGGAGCGAACGGCCCTTTCGCTTCGGGTTAGGACGATTCGACATTAGGCGCGGTTCAGGTATTCGCCGGTACGGGTGTCGACCTTGACCTTGGTGCCCTGGTCGATGAAGAGCGGAACCTGGATCTCGTAGCCCGTCTCGAGGGTGGCCGGCTTGGTGCCAGCGTTCGAACGATCGCCCTGCAGGCCCGGCTCGGTGAAGGTGATTTCGAGGACAACCGAGGCGGGGAGCTCGATGAAGAGCACCGAGCCCTCATGCATGGCCACGATGACGTTCTGGTTTTCGAGCATGTAGTTCTTCGCATCGCCGACAACAGCTTCCGAGACCGGGAGCTGCTCGTAGGTCTCAAGGTCCATGAAGATGAAGTCTTCGCCGTCGTTGTACAGGTACTGCATGTCGCGGCGATCGACCGTAGCGGTCTCGACCTTCACGCCAGCGTTCATCGTCCGATCGACGTTCTTGCCCGAGAGGACGTTGCGGAGCTTGGTACGGACGAAGGCCGGGCCCTTGCCAGGCTTGACGTGCTGGAATTCGACGACCTGCCACAGCTGGTTGTCAATCTTGAGGACCATACCATTCTTCAGATCATTCGTAGTTGCCACATTTTTCCAATCGTTGTAAGACTCGGTTTCGCGTCAAGTTTACCGTCAAGGACCGCCGATCGCCCATTGCCACCGTGTGGCATTGCGCGCTAGTGAGCCGCCTGCAAATCGTGGGCCGTCCCTCGGCGTCGTCAACCTCAAGTAAGAGGTTCTCCTCGAGCTTCGAGGGCCGTGCCGCCAGTAGCGCCCAAAGAATGCAAGCGAGATCAACGAGTTCCTGCATCCATGCCCCGACGAAGGCCGGCATCATTCCTGTGGCGCCGAGGATCATGAGGACCACCGACAGCCCGACGCCGATCGCGATCGCCTGCCAGGCAATCCGCATTGTTCGTTGCCCGACGAGCAGAAGGCGCGGAAGTCGCGTGAGGTCGTCAAGCATGATGACAACGTCGGCCGACTCGGCGGCTGCGGCAGAGCCACGCGCACCCATGGCCACGCCGACATCGGCCGCGGCCAGCACGGGGGCGTCGTTGACGCCGTCGCCGACCATCATCACGGGCCTCGGACCGAGCGACGTGACGGCCGCCACCTTGTCTTCGGGAAGTAGGCCGGCCCGGACGTGATCGATGCCGAGCTCGCCTGCCACTCTGGTGGCGGCCTGTTCGCTGTCTCCGGTCAGCATGACCGTGTTCGCGATGCCGATCGACTTCACGGCCTCTAGCGTCGCGGGCGTCTCGGGGCGAATGGGGTCGCTGTATTCGAAGCGGCCCACGAGCTGGTCGTCGACGGAGACATAAATGGCGGACCGCCCCGCTTCGAAACGATCGGGCAAGCCCTGCTGCGTCCCGGTGACGAATCCGTACTTGCCGACCTTGACGGACTTACCCTCGACGGTCGCAGCAACACCCTGAGCGGCAATGTCGTGCGACTCTTCCGGGTGAACGACGCCGGGTCCCGCCGCCGCCACGATCGCCTTGGCAAGCGGATGGGAAGAAAACATCTCAGCGCTGGCGGCAAGGCGGATGAGCTCGTCGATGTCAAACTCAGAAACGACGGCGATCTCCGGCTCACCCCTCGTGAGGGTGCCCGTCTTGTCAAACGCGAGCGACTTGATTTTCGCGATCTGCTCGATAGTGCCCGCGTTCTTCACGATCATGCCGCCCCGTGCCGCGCGCGACATGCCAGCCATAAACGCCACAGGAGCCGCAATGATGAGGGGGCAGGGAGTCGCGACCACAAGAACT includes these proteins:
- the rpoZ gene encoding DNA-directed RNA polymerase subunit omega → MFGTTPNPEGITSPAIDELLDKVDSKYTLAVYSASRARQINSYRQEMKSGDQNITNIGPLVAALPEEKPLSVALQEIAEDKLSLTID
- the gmk gene encoding guanylate kinase produces the protein MQAFVLTGPTAVGKGTVIAELVKAIPDLWFSVSATTRSPRPGEVDGKNYHFITHEQFDHMVADGQMLEWAVVHGQNKYGTPRGPVEKALSEGHTVLLEVDLDGARQIRKSMPEVTQIFLAPPSWEELEARLKGRGTEGEAEQRRRLETAKVELAAEGEFDVVVVNNTVAQATEDLLKIVGPKR
- the mihF gene encoding integration host factor, actinobacterial type, encoding MALPSLTPEERKAALDKAAVARKRRAAIKDDLKAGKIRLSKVLELAKDDPVIAKLKVTSLLQSLPGVGPAKCEAIMEQARIAPSRRVAGLGKHQFAKLIDMFG
- the carB gene encoding carbamoyl-phosphate synthase large subunit, with amino-acid sequence MPRRSDISSILVIGSGPIVIGQACEFDYSGTQACRVLKEEGFRVILVNSNPATIMTDPDMADATYVEPIVPEVVAQIIDKERPDAVLATLGGQTALNTAMALAEDGTFEKYGVEFLGADADAIRKGEDRQAFKDVVEACGGESARSYIAHSLEECHRAADELGYPLVVRPSFTMGGLGSGLAHNPAELERIVGGGLHYSATAEVLLEESILGWKEIELEVIRDAKDCAILVCSIENFDPVGVHTGDSITMAPALTLTDDEFTAVRDLGMAIIREVGLAAGGCNIQVAIDPDTGRMVVIEMNPRVSRSSALASKATGVPIAKVTTKLAVGYTLDEIANDMTGRPLSEGDPAVDYVVVKVPRFAFEKFPAADDTLTTTMKSVGEAMSLGRNFTEALQKAMRSIDKKGSIFHWEGQPDVPALLQAIARPTQDRIIQIQQALRGGASVEEIHALTDIDPLFLDQIALINQVADEIKSSPALTVDVLSRAKRHGFSDQQIGQIRGMGEEAVREVRWAYDLHPVYKMVDTCAGALPASTPYMYSTYEQESEVLPRERPAVLILGSGPNRIGQGLEFDYSCVQATFALNEDFETIIVNCNPETVSTDYDISDRLYFEPLTLEDVLEIYRAESLAGPIAGVIVQLGGQTPLSLAKDLAAAGLPIVGTTPEAIDMAEDRALFGTVLDQGNLQAPQYGTSMSDRQAIEVAESIGYPVLVRPSYVLGGRGMQIVYSREELEKYLARRESEKTDASHQAAPLLIDRFLDDATEIDVDALYDGEELFLGGIMQHIEEAGIHSGDSSCTLPPITLSQEMIDRICQATETIARGVGVVGLVNIQFAIQSGVLYVIEANPRASRTVPFVSKATGIKLAPAATRIMMGEKIADLKASGALPDTDARILDLECPISVKEAVLPFKRFVTTEGKVVDTVLGPEMRSTGEVMGIGATFPAAFAKSQSAAYGGLPTSGAAFVSVSNTDKAGMILPVLQLVDMGFEIYATTGTSRVLDRYGIPTQPVAKLSEEGETNVVDLISSREVDMVVNTPNSQGARADGYSIRAATTGADLPMMTTISEFTAAVQAIKMMRVGKLGINTLQEHNAR
- a CDS encoding carbamoyl-phosphate synthase domain-containing protein translates to MSTSARIVLSDGREFRGKLFGARGRRSGPLIISASATGYEKELTDVAHAGAIVLFTTPHIGNTGLNLAEAGVDSLAAAGVIARDPVSRSSSAHAAVELEDQMRQDGVVGICEVDTRAIVRHVRGRDMTATIVSEED
- a CDS encoding transcription antitermination protein NusB, whose protein sequence is MSNRPNPKRKGRSLQRQMALDVLFEADAREVADLRGLLEERKSVSTHMVPIGEYGITIVDAYADAAADVDSMIEAASPKWSLERMSIVDRSLLRVGATEIMFLGVDVPVVVSEIKSLAREVSSDNAVPFVMGVLNRVGEIRYAETAGLRESGDSPSDTGRGDDAPSVS
- the efp gene encoding elongation factor P translates to MATTNDLKNGMVLKIDNQLWQVVEFQHVKPGKGPAFVRTKLRNVLSGKNVDRTMNAGVKVETATVDRRDMQYLYNDGEDFIFMDLETYEQLPVSEAVVGDAKNYMLENQNVIVAMHEGSVLFIELPASVVLEITFTEPGLQGDRSNAGTKPATLETGYEIQVPLFIDQGTKVKVDTRTGEYLNRA
- a CDS encoding heavy metal translocating P-type ATPase produces the protein METIKTFFVRYPLVAIVVIAGLIGVVLAWTGAEPVARWVVSGVAVFIALLQLKGMVETLREGSFGIDILAVTAIVSTVTVGEYWAALVVCLMLTGGEALEDFAEHRAGAELTALLEGAPTIAYRKMGAGVEEIQVDEVEVGDRLLVRPHETVPVDARLLSERALIDESQLTGESMPVGHVKGDTLLSGSMNGSAAIEVEASATAANSQYQRIVSLVNEARESKAPFVRLADRVAVPFTLAAFVIAGLAWYFSGNPMRFAQVLVVATPCPLIIAAPVAFMAGMSRAARGGMIVKNAGTIEQIAKIKSLAFDKTGTLTRGEPEIAVVSEFDIDELIRLAASAEMFSSHPLAKAIVAAAGPGVVHPEESHDIAAQGVAATVEGKSVKVGKYGFVTGTQQGLPDRFEAGRSAIYVSVDDQLVGRFEYSDPIRPETPATLEAVKSIGIANTVMLTGDSEQAATRVAGELGIDHVRAGLLPEDKVAAVTSLGPRPVMMVGDGVNDAPVLAAADVGVAMGARGSAAAAESADVVIMLDDLTRLPRLLLVGQRTMRIAWQAIAIGVGLSVVLMILGATGMMPAFVGAWMQELVDLACILWALLAARPSKLEENLLLEVDDAEGRPTICRRLTSAQCHTVAMGDRRSLTVNLTRNRVLQRLEKCGNYE